GGGACCGGACGGCAGCACTTCGCCAGCCGGACCAGGACGTCCTCGACGCCGTCGACCCGGATGCCATAGCTCCCCGCCTTGCCCGTCGGCTGGCGCCGCGTGCGGCGGGTGCTGACCAGCTCCTGCGCGGGATCGTTGTCCTCCTCGGCCGCCTCGCCCTGCTTCAGGCGCTGCATGACCTTGTTGACGACGACCTTGGCGCTGATCTTCGCGCCGCCCAAGGCGATGTAGAAGTCGTCGGCCTTGCGGAAGCCCATCTCGCGGATGACGTCGGCCAGCAGCGGCGACGACACGATCTTCTGCGGCGGCAAACCCTGCTTCTTCAGTGCCTCCTGCAGGATCTCGCGGCCGGAGTGCTCGGTGTCCTCGCGTGACTCGGCCTTGAAGAACTGCTTGATCTTGTTGCGCGCGCGCGTCGTCTTGACCAGCGACAGCCAGTCCCGCGATGGCCCGCGGTCGCGCTTGGACGTCAGGATCTCGACGATGTCGCCCGAGTTCAGCGCGTAGTTCAGCGGCACGATCCTGCCGTTGACCTTCGCGCCCACGCAGCGGTGGCCGACCTCGGTGTGGACCTCGTAGGCGAAGTCCAGCGGCGTCGCGCCCTGGGCCAGCGACTTGACCTCGCCCTTGGGCGTGAAGACGAAGACCTCCTCGTCGAAGAGGTCGACCCGCAGCGTCTCCATGAACTCCTTGGGGTCATGGAGCTCCTGCTGCCAGTCGAGCATCGAGCGCAGCCACTTGAGCTTGTCGTCGCCCTCGGGGTTGCCGCCCGTCCTCTTGCCCGGGTCCTGCTTGTACATCCAATGCGCGGCGACGCCGAACTCGGCCATGTCGTGCATGTCGCGCGTGCGGATCTGGATCTCCAGCGGCAGGCCCTCCGGCCCGATGACCGTCGTGTGCAGCGACTGGTACATGTTGAACTTCGGCATCGCGACGAAGTCCTTGAAGCGGCCGGGCAGTGGCTTCCACAGCGAGTGGATCACGCCGACCGCGCCGTAGCAGTCCTTCACCGAGTCCACGACGACGCGCATGGCGGTCAGGTCGTAGATCTCGTTGAACTCCCTGCCCTTCTTGGTCATCTTGGAGTAGATGGAGTAGAAGTGCTTGGCGCGCCCCGAGATGGTGGCCTTGATGCCCAAGGCCTCCAACTCGCTCGACAGCTCGTCGCCCGCGGACTTGACGTAGTCCTCGCGCTCCTCGCGCTGCTGGTTGACCAGGCCCTTGATCTCCTGGTACTTGCGCGGGTGCAGCGCGGCGAAGGCGAGGTCCTCCAGCTCCCACTTGATCGCGTGGATGCCCAGCCGGTGCGCGATCGGCGCGTAGATCTCGAGGGTCTCCTTGGCCTTCTCGATCTGCTTCTGCTTGGGCATCGCGTCGATCGTCCGCATGTTGTGCAGGCGGTCGGCGAGCTTGATCAGAATGACCCGGATGTCCGAGGCCATCGCGACCATCATCTTGCGGTAGTTCTCGGCCTGGGCCTCGTCGCGCGAGGTGAAGGTGATGCCGGTGAGCTTGGTGACGCCGTCGACGAGCGCTGAGACCTCCTCACCGAAGCGCTCCTGGACCTCCTCCAGCGACGCGGAGGTGTCCTCGACGGTGTCGTGCAGGAGCGCGGCGACGAGCGTCTCGGTGTCGAGCCGCATCCCGGCGCAGATCTTGGCGACGCCGACCGGGTGGTGGATGAACTCCTCGCCGGACTTGCGGCGCTGGTCGGCGTGGTGCTCGCAGGCGAACACGAACGCCTCCTCGACCCGGACGCGGTCGATCGGCAGAGCGGCCTCTTCGGCGTGCTCCTCGACGATCGCGAAGAGGTCGGAGAGCAGGCGCCGCTCGGTGGCGGTGAGGTCGGCGCGCGAGACGGCGTCGTGGCCGTCCGGATGGGCGATCAGGTCGACGGGCGTCCGGTCGCTGGCCGCGCCGTCGTCCGCCATCGGGTTCATGCCGCCCGGGCTGGTGCCTCGGTGCTCGCGCTGGTCAGCCATGCCGTCCCCTCCGCGTGGCGGCGCGCCGCGGCGACGAAGGCCGGTGAGCGCTCCAGGTCCGTGTGCTGGGCCAGCGGGACCGAGACGGTCCCGCTGTCGTCGTCGACGTCCACGAGGCCGAGCTCGGCCAGGACGGCGAGCAGGCGCCCCGCGGCGTGCGCGGGCCGGTGGCCGAGCGCGTCGGGCAGCGATCCACCGTCGCGCAGCGCGCGATACGCGCCGACGAGGGCGGGGCGAAGCGCCGTATCTCGATCCAACACATCCCGCGAATAGCGTAGCTCAGGCTCACCCCAGGCCAGATGGGCCATCCGGGTGGGATCGCCGGCGGTCAGGACCGCCTGCTGGTCGGGGTGCAGCGGTGGGTCGAGGGCCACGACGTGGTGGTAGGTGTCGGCGATCGCGGGATCGCGTTCCAGCGCGTCCCACGACGTGATCGCGAAGCCGCCCAGCCGCCCGGTCAGCTGGTGCGCGCGGGCCGGCCCGTCGGCGGCGACGACGAGGACCGACTCGCCCGTGTGGACGAGCGCCGCGATCGTCCCGGCCAGCCCGGTCCCGCGCCGGTCCCGGACCGTGCGGCCGCCGCCGGAGGCGGACCGCGCGAGGGCGCGCGCCGCGGCTGCGGCGAGGGTCGACGGCTGGGCGGAGCCGCGCGCGTCGGGGCCGGCGGCGAGCGTGGCGGAGGTGCTGGCGGTCGTCGCGCCGACCGCGACGAGGCTGCGGGACTCGGCGGCGGCGAGGACCAGCTCGGTCCACTCGGCGCTCCCGACGTCGGGCTCGCCGACCAGCTCCGGCGCTTCGGCGGCGGCGGGCAGGAGCTTGCGCAGGACGAGCCGGGGCTCGACCGCGCCCTGCCACTCGTTGAGCTCGAGGGTGAACGTCGCGTGCAGCTTCCCGTCCGCGGCGCCCTCGGGCAGCGTGCCCATCCCGAAGGCCACGGCGCGCGCCCGGATCCCGCCGGCCTCGACCGTGAAGCGGACGTGCTTGCCCTCCGACATCGGCCTCGGGTCGACCAGCCGCGCGGCCGGGACCAGCAGCGACACCGACGGGTTGCCGATGCCGAACGGCGCCAGCCGCCCCAGCTCCTCGGCCAGGCCGGTGCCCAGCTCGTCGCCGCTCACGACCGCGTCGACGCGCTCGACCGGCAACAGGTCCTCGGGGTTCAGAACGGACGCGGCGTGCGCGCAGAACGCCGCCCGGAACGCCTCCAGCTCCGAGCGCGCGATCGTGCAGCCCGCGGCGGCGCGGTGACCGCCGTGCCGGAGCAGGTGCTGGGCCGAAGCATCAAGACCACCAAGAAGGTCGAACGCCGGGATCGAGCGCCCGGACCCGGTCCCCTCCGCCTCGCCCTCGCGCAGCGCGATCATCACGACCGGCCGGTGGTGGCGCTCGGCGATCCGCGACGCGACGATCCCGATCACGCCCGCGTGCCAGCCGTCGGCCCACAGCACGTACGCGGGCTGCTCGCCGAGCTCGGCGACCTGCGCCTCGGCCTCGAAGCGGATCCGCTCCTCGACGAAGCGCCGGTCCGCGTTGGCGCGGTCCAGCTCCTCGGCGATCTCGCGCGCGGCGTCCTCGTCCTGGCAGAGCAGCAGCTCCAGCGCCGCGTCGGCGCGGTGCAGCCGGCCGGCCGCGTTGATCCGCGGCCCGAGCTTGAAGCCGAGCGCGTGCGCGTCGACCCGCGTCGGGTCGGTGCGCGAGACGCGCATCAGCGCGCGCAGGCCGATCTTCTCGGTCCGCCCCATCACGGCCAGCCCGGACC
The sequence above is a segment of the Conexibacter woesei Iso977N genome. Coding sequences within it:
- the recJ gene encoding single-stranded-DNA-specific exonuclease RecJ; translated protein: MLTPRLDVPPCDSAAALSLARDLGMSFPVGQVMVRRGIETVEDARDWLAASDEHPASAFGPGLERAVEAMLRHAAAGTRITVHGDYDVDGVTSTAILVRTLRAVGADVDWYLPSRAEDGYGLSAATVEKLAARGTKLLVTTDCGITAVDEVALAVSLGLDVVVTDHHAPRADGRLPDAPIVHPAVCGYPCPDLCAGGVAHKVAGALLAAAGHDASIALADLDLVALATVADCVPLVGENRRLVRSGLAVMGRTEKIGLRALMRVSRTDPTRVDAHALGFKLGPRINAAGRLHRADAALELLLCQDEDAAREIAEELDRANADRRFVEERIRFEAEAQVAELGEQPAYVLWADGWHAGVIGIVASRIAERHHRPVVMIALREGEAEGTGSGRSIPAFDLLGGLDASAQHLLRHGGHRAAAGCTIARSELEAFRAAFCAHAASVLNPEDLLPVERVDAVVSGDELGTGLAEELGRLAPFGIGNPSVSLLVPAARLVDPRPMSEGKHVRFTVEAGGIRARAVAFGMGTLPEGAADGKLHATFTLELNEWQGAVEPRLVLRKLLPAAAEAPELVGEPDVGSAEWTELVLAAAESRSLVAVGATTASTSATLAAGPDARGSAQPSTLAAAAARALARSASGGGRTVRDRRGTGLAGTIAALVHTGESVLVVAADGPARAHQLTGRLGGFAITSWDALERDPAIADTYHHVVALDPPLHPDQQAVLTAGDPTRMAHLAWGEPELRYSRDVLDRDTALRPALVGAYRALRDGGSLPDALGHRPAHAAGRLLAVLAELGLVDVDDDSGTVSVPLAQHTDLERSPAFVAAARRHAEGTAWLTSASTEAPARAA
- a CDS encoding RelA/SpoT family protein, producing MADQREHRGTSPGGMNPMADDGAASDRTPVDLIAHPDGHDAVSRADLTATERRLLSDLFAIVEEHAEEAALPIDRVRVEEAFVFACEHHADQRRKSGEEFIHHPVGVAKICAGMRLDTETLVAALLHDTVEDTSASLEEVQERFGEEVSALVDGVTKLTGITFTSRDEAQAENYRKMMVAMASDIRVILIKLADRLHNMRTIDAMPKQKQIEKAKETLEIYAPIAHRLGIHAIKWELEDLAFAALHPRKYQEIKGLVNQQREEREDYVKSAGDELSSELEALGIKATISGRAKHFYSIYSKMTKKGREFNEIYDLTAMRVVVDSVKDCYGAVGVIHSLWKPLPGRFKDFVAMPKFNMYQSLHTTVIGPEGLPLEIQIRTRDMHDMAEFGVAAHWMYKQDPGKRTGGNPEGDDKLKWLRSMLDWQQELHDPKEFMETLRVDLFDEEVFVFTPKGEVKSLAQGATPLDFAYEVHTEVGHRCVGAKVNGRIVPLNYALNSGDIVEILTSKRDRGPSRDWLSLVKTTRARNKIKQFFKAESREDTEHSGREILQEALKKQGLPPQKIVSSPLLADVIREMGFRKADDFYIALGGAKISAKVVVNKVMQRLKQGEAAEEDNDPAQELVSTRRTRRQPTGKAGSYGIRVDGVEDVLVRLAKCCRPVPGDPIVGYVSLGRGITIHRDDCPNTVALRKDPERFVRVHWEGDHQTAFRVELQVDAWDRHRLLEDLSRTFAEAGFNIVEARCIVSSPMVQNRFVVEVPDTQGLKQAVQRLRNIEGVFDAYRITPGAG